In Streptomyces erythrochromogenes, the DNA window CCTGGCGCACCGATCCGACCAGGTTCTTGACCGGAGCCTGGCGGTGTGAGGTTCCGAGCAGGGAGGTACCGGTGGCGGCGAGGGCGTCCAGCGCCTCGGTCCGCACCTTGGAGGGGCCCGCGCCGAAGCGTCCGTCGGCGGGCTTGATGTCAGCGGGAATCTGGATCTCAGCCACGAGCGGAGCGTATCGGGTCCGGGTCCACGCTCCGGAAGCGCGTCCACCGGATGAGACGCGGCGCGACGGTGGCAGGCTGGGCGCCGTGACGACACCTGGTGAAGTCGAGCGGACATTGCGGGCGGAGCTGCGCGGGGAGGTCGATTTCGGCGCCGCGGCACGCGCCCTCGTGACCATGGACGCCTCCAACTACCGCCGCGTCCCCCTCGGCGTCGTCACCCCGCGCGACGCCGACGACGTCGCGGCCGCCCTGCGCGTGTGCGCCGAGGCCGGTGTCCCCGTCGTCCCGCGGGGCGGCGGCACCTCCATCGCCGGACAGGCCACGGGCGTCGGCGTCGTCCTCGACCTCACCCGGCACATGAACGGCCTCCTGGCCGTCGACCCGGCCGCCCGCACCGCCGTCGTCCAGCCCGGCCTGGTCCTCGACCGGCTCCGGGACGCGGTGCGCCCGTACGGGCTGACCTTCGGCCCCGATCCCTCCACCCGCTCCCGCTGCACCCTCGGCGGCATGATCGGCAACAACGCCTGCGGCGCCCACTCCGTGGCCTGGGGCACCACCGCCGACAACGTCAACGAACTCGCCGTCACCACCTACGCGGGCGCCGCCCACCGCATCGGCACCGGCTGGGACGGCGCCCCCGAAGGCCTGCGCGAACTCGTCGGCGCACACCTCGGGCTGCTGCGCACCGGCATGCCGCCCGCCTTCTCACGGAGGATCTCCGGCTACGGCGGCCTCGACGCACTGCTCCCCGAACGCGGGGTGCGGCTCGCGCAGGCCTTCTGCGGCAGCGAAGGCACCCTCGGCGTGGTGACCGAGGCCGTCGTCCGCCTGGTGGAACTGCCGCCCGAGCCCGCCCTGGCCGTCCTCGGGTACGCCGACGAGAGCGCGGCGGCGGACGCGGCCGCCGGGCTGCTCCCCCACCGGCCGCTGACCGTCGAGGGCATGGCCGAGGACCTCGTGGGCGGGGCCGCGGGCGGGGCGGGCGGGGCGGGCAGGGCCGTGGGGCTGCCCCGCGGGCGGGCCTGGCTGTTCGTGGAAATGCCGGACGAGGGCGGGGCGCGGGCCGTCGCACGAGGCGCCGACGCACTCGACGCCCTGGTCGTCACCGACCCGGCCCGGCAGCGGGCCCTGTGGCGGATCCGCGAGGACGCCGCCGGCACCGCGACCAGGACCGCCGACGGGCGGATGGCCTGGCCGGGCTGGGAGGACTGCGCGGTCCCGCCGGCCCGGCTGGGCGCGTACCTGAGGGAGTTCCGGGCCCTGCTGGCCGCCCACGGCCTGCGCGGCACCCCGTACGGGCACTTCGGCGAGGGCTGCGTCCACGTACGCATCGACTTCGACCTCGCCTCCGCCGCCGGCGTGGCCCGCTTCCGCAGCTTCTCCGAGGAACTGGCCGACCTCGTCGTCGCCCACGGCGGATCCCTCTCGGGCGAACACGGCGACGGGCAGGCGCGGGCCGAACTCCTGCCGAAGATGTACGGCCCGGACGTGATCCGGCTCTTCGGCGCGTACAAGGACGTGTGGGACCCGGCGGGCGGGATGAACCCCGGGACGCTGGTCCGGCCCGCCCGGCTGGACGAGAACCTCCGCTTCGAGGTGCTCCCGGCCACCCCCTTCGCCCGCGAGGTCGCACGGTGCGTCGGCGTCGCCAAGTGCCGCACCACCGAGCCGGGCGGCCCCGGCGTGATGTGCCCCTCCTACCGGGCCACCGGCGAGGAACAGCACTCCACGCGCGGCCGCGCCCGGCTGCTGCACGAGATGCTCGCGGGGGAGATCGTCACCGGCGGCTGGCGTTCGCCGGAGGTCGCCGAGGCCCTCGACCTGTGCCTGGGGTGCAAGGGCTGCCGCAGCGACTGCCCGGTCGGCGTCGACATGGCCTCGTACAAGTCGGAGTTCCTGCACCACCACTGGGCCGGCCGGATCCGGCCGCTCGCCCACTACACGCTGGGCGGACTGCCCGGGTGGCTGCGCCTGATCGCCCGCCTGCGGGCAGCGGGCGCCGTCAACGCGGCCGCCCGCCACCTGCCCGTCCCGCTGCCCGGCCTGGCCCGGGAACGGGCCCTGCCGGAACTCGCGAAGCGGCCGTTCACGCGCGGCGCGGGGGTGCCCGGGCCGGTGTCCGGGCCCGGGGTGGGGGCCAGGGCCAGGGCCGGGTCCGGGCCCGGGCCCGGGGCCAGGGCCGGGTCCGGGGCCGGGTCCGGGGCCGGGTCCGCCGTCACCCTGTGGCCCGACACCTTCACGGAGTACCTCGCCCCCGAGGTCGGCCACGCCGCGCTCCTCGTCCTCCGGGCGGCCGGCCTGGACGTCACCGTCCCCCGCGCCGGCGGCCGGATCTGCTGCGGCCTGACCTACCTCTCCACCGGCCGCCTCGACCGCGCCCGCAAGGTCCTGCGCCGCACCCTGGACACCCTCGGCGAGGTCCCCGGCCCCGTCACCGTCCTCGAACCGAGCTGCGCCGCCGCCCTGCGCACCGACCTGCCCGCCCTGCTCCCCGACGACCCCCGCGCGGCCCGCCTGGCAGCGGCCGTACGGACCGTCGCGGAGACCCTGGAGGAGTACGCGCCGGCCTGGCGGCCGCCCCGCCTCGACCGTCCGCTCGTCGGCCAGACCCACTGCCACCAGCACGCCGTCCTCGGCGACGCCGCGGACCGACGGCTGCGCGAGCGCGCCGGACTCGTGGGCGAGCCCGCCGGAGGCTGCTGCGGCCTCGCCGGGAACTTCGGCTTCGAGCCCGGCCACCACGAGGTGTCGGTGGCCTGCGCGGAGGAACAGCTCCTGCCGTCACTGCGCACGGCCCCGCCGGGCGCGCTGGTCCAGGCGGACGGGTTCTCCTGCCGGACGCAGATCGCCCAGCTGGGCGGGGTCCGGGCCCGTCACCTCGTGGAACTCCTCGCCGAGGGGCTGGCGGACCAGGAGGCCTCCCGGGCCGCTCCCGACACACGGTCGTAGTGAACATGTAAGGCAAGAGACGCGGCGACACTCCTTACGAAGGCTTAATCTGGATAGATGCCCGCACCTTCCGCGTCCCCGACGACCACCCCCGCCGCCGCACTCCCGGCCGACCCCTCCGCCGATGGGGCCCGGTCCCGCTTCGGCCCGGTCGCACTGGTGATCTCGGCAGGCATCTCGGTCCAGTTCGGGGCCGCCCTCGCAGTCATGATCATGCCGAGGGCCGGTGCGGCGGGCGTGGTCACCCTGCGCCTCGCGGCCGCCGCGATCGTGCTGCTGCTCCTGTGCCGGCCGAAGGTACGCGGGTACACGCGCTCCGACTGGGGCACCGTCGCCGCGTTCGGCGTGGCGATGGCCGGCATGAACGGCCTCTTCTACCAGGCCATCGACCGGATCCCGCTCGGCCCCGCGGTCACCCTGGAGGTCCTCGGGCCGCTCGCCCTGTCCGTCGTCGTCTCCCGCCGCCTGGTGAACTTCCTGTGGGCCGGCCTCGCCCTCGTCGGCGTGGCCCTGCTGTCCGGGCACGGCGGGGGCGGCCTCGGCTTCGGCTCCCTCGACCCGCTGGGCGCGGCCTTCGCGCTCGGGGCGGGCGCCATGTGGGCGGCGTACATCGTGTTCAGCGCGCGCACCGGCCGCCGCTTCCCGCAGGCGGACGGCCTGGCCCTCGCGATGGCGGCCGCCGCCGTCCTCTCGCTGCCGCTGGGCGTCTACGAAGCGGGCTCGGACCTGCTGGTCCCGAGCACCCTCGCGCTGGGCGTGGGCGTGGCCGTACTGTCGTCCGTCCTGCCCTACACGCTGGAGCTGCTCGCGCTGCGGCGGATGCCGGCCCCGACCTTCGCGATCCTGATGAGCCTGGAGCCGGCCATCGCCGCCACCGCGGGCTTCCTCGTCCTCAACCAGGCCATGTCGGCGCTCGACGCCCTGGCCATCGCCCTCGTCATCGCGGCCAGCATGGGCGCGGTCCGCTCCCAGATCAGAAAGCACCCCGCCTGATGGATGTCGCCGCCTACCTGGACGCCGCCCCCGAAGCCCGCCGCCCGGCCCTCGCCCGCCTGCGCGAGCTGTGCGTGACGGAGCTCAAGGGCTTCGAGGAACGCATCGCGTACGGGATGCCGGTGTACGTACGGCCGGGCGAGACCGACGGGGAGATCGCCTGGGCGAACCAGAAGCAGTACATCTCCTTCTACCTGATGCGCACGGACGTACGGGACGCCTTCGCGGACCGCCTGGCGGCCCACGACATGGGCAAAGCCTGCCTCCGCTTCCGCAACCCCGCCAAGGTCGACTTCGACCTCCTCCGCGACCTCCTCCGCGCCACGTCCCAGGCGAGCCCGGGCCAGGTGTGCTGAGGGAGCCTCGGGGCCGGGGCTCCGGCGGGGCGGGGGCGGGAGGCGTGGCGGGGTGGTGTGGGGCGGCGGTGTTTCGGCGGGGCGGCATCAGAGACGTCTTGGGGGTTTCCCGTCAGTCCCATCGTCTCTCCGGTTCGTGCCGGTCCCTCAAGGGCGCTCCTTCGTCGCGTCGCTTCGCGATGGCCTTCGGCCACCCTTGACCGCCCGTCCCGCCCCGGAAATACGAGGACTGCCGGGAAGCCCCCAAAGGAACGGGCCGGGCGATCGATAGAGAGACGGCGCGTCGGAGGGCGCGGGCGAGAGCCCGGAGCGCCTCAAATCGCTACGCGCTCCTGCCGGAAGGCGTCTGCCAGCCTCTTGGGCTGGGCATAGGCCGCCTCGGATCGCTACGCGCTCCTGTCGGAAGGCGTCTGCGAGCCGTCAGGGGCTGGACATAGGCCGCCATCGATCGCTACGCGCTTCTGCCTCGCGCGACTGCAGTCCGTCTGGGGCTGGTAATAGGCCGCAGAGGCCCGATTCGCTCCTCATGGAGGGCGTCCGAGGGCGGTGGGGGGAGGAAAAGCGTCAGATGACGGCTGAGGCGATGCCAATCCAGGTGTAGGTGGGTGGAGGCCTCGGAGAGCCATCATCTTGCCCCAATTGCCCCTGTTTGGGCGCGCGGCTGGGACCTCACCTCGGCCTTGATGGGGGTTGGCATCGGCTCAGCCGATGGATCGCCCGCCCGCCCCCGAAACCGCCTCGCCCAGCCCCGAACAAGGGGCGGACGCGGTCTCGGAGAAGCGCGTAGCGATCGAGGGCGGCCTATGTCCGGCCCTTGACGGCTCGCAGACGCCTTCCGACAGGAGCGCGTAGCGATCTGAGGCGGCCTATGTCCAGCCCAAGAGGCCTGCGGACGCCATCCGACAGGAGCGCGTAGCGATTTGGTGCGCTCCCCCAACCGCCCCGCCCATCACTGATGTGCCCGTCCCTGAAAAGGAAGGCCCGGCCTGTCCCTTTGGGGGCTTCCCGGCAGTCTTTCGGATTTCCGGGGCGGGACGGGCGGTCAAGGGTGGAGCGCAGCGACATCGCGTAGCGACGCGACGAAGGAGCGCCCTTGAGGGACCGGCACGAACCGGAGAGACGATGGGACTGACGGGAAACCCCCAAGACGTCCCTGATGCCGCCCGGCCGAAACACCGCCGCCCCACACCACCCCGCCACGCCTCCCACCCCCGCCCCGCTGGAACTCCGCCCCCAACCACCCCCCACACCCTTCACTTCCGCCCCGCAGAAACACCGCAACCGGAGCCGCGTCCCGTGCGTCATCCCTGGAGCGTGCGCCCGCCCGGACGGCCGCGGGGGACCGGCTGGGCGGGCGTACGGCATCAGCCGAGGGGGAGGTCCAGGTACGACGGGGTGGCCTCCGGGGAGGTGAAGGCCAGCGTCGCGCGGGGCAGGTTGGCGTCGGCGTAGAACGGGTCGCGGGCGTCGATCACCAGCATCAGGCGGTGGCCGCGCTGCACGTCGTACGCCGTGGCCTGGAGCTCGATGTCCGCGCTGATCAGGCTGTCGGGCGGCGACTCGAGATCGCTGTACGGGGCGTGCGTGACCAGGTGGGCCGAGCCGTCCGGGGCCGTGTCGAGGAGGTACGCGACGAAGGTGGAGCCCGGGTTCGCCGCGCGGTAGGTCACGCGGAGCCGGGGCGTGCCGCGCAGCCGGACGGTCTCCGCGGCCGGTTCGGCCGTCCAGACGGCGGCGACGGTGCGGTCGATGTCCTCGGTCAGGTAGATCTTCGGGCGGCCGGCCATCTCCGCGTACCCGGACTCGACGACCCTGTCGGCGACGGTCGCCGGGGTGTCCATCCCGCACAGCACGGTCGACGTCCAGCCGGCCTCCGCCTCCGGGCCGAGCTCGCCGCCGTCGGCGAGGTAGAGGCGTTGGAGCTGTTCGGTGACGGAGGGCCAGGTGGGTCGGGGTTCGAGGGTTTTGCTCCACATGACCTCGCCGATGAACTGCCCCTCGTCCCCGATGCCGTTGTCGATGTCCTTGAGGTGGTGGTCGAACCAGCGGTGGGCGTCCGTCCAGATCCGGTTCGGCAGGCCGAGGACGCCTGACATCTCGGGGCCCGAGTGGTCGCCGATGGACAGGGCGAGGCGTTTGGGTCCGGTCAGTTCGTTGAACATCCGCAGCGTCTGGTTGGCGGGGAAGAGCGTCTCGTGCCAGGCGTGCGAGAAGAAGACCGGCACCTGGCGGCGGTTGAGTTCCTTGATGTGGGTGAAGGGTGAGCGGACCTCGGCCCAGCGCAGGGTGCCCCGGACGTCGCTGCCGGTCAGGACGTTGTCGAAGACGCTCTGCGTCTGCGGGCTCAGCCGGGCCTTCGCGGCGGCTTTGAGCAGGGCTTTCACCGCCGCGACGTGGCGGGTGGAGTTCTCGTAGAAGGCCTCCCCGAGGTCGCCCCAGGTGCTGAGCGCGACCACGGCGTCGACGCGGGTGTCGTGGGCGGCGACCAGTTGGCTGATGCCGGAGCCGTACGAGTCCCCGAGGAAGCCGATCTTCGTCACGGGGCCGGTGCTGCGCTCGATCAGGTGGTCCAGGGCGCGGCTGCCGTCGGCGACGTCGAGCGGGCCGGCGACGTCGACCTGGCCCTCGGAGCCGGCGAAGCCGCGGGCGGAGTAGGCGATGACGTTGTAGCCGCGGGCCGCGAACAGAGTGGCCTGGACGGCGTACGCGAGCCAGCCCAGGCTGGTCCAGGGCGAGGGCATGACGATCATCGGGCGCGGCCGGGCCCCGGTGTGCCGCCAGAGCGCCGCGTCGAGGAGGTCGCCGTCGGCTCCGGTGACCTTGCCGCGGGTGAAGACGGCGAGGGCGCGCGCCTCGGCGACCTCGGCGGCGCGGGCGGGCGGCAGGCCGGTGACGTCGCCGCTCTCCAGGGCGGAGACGAAGGCGCCGAGGGCGGTCGCGTCGAGTTCGGGATAGAGGGAGAAGGGAGGTTGGGCGGCTGGGTTCACGTCAGTTCATCCTCTTCGTCGAGTGACACGAACGTGGGCGCCCGCCCGGGCCCGGAGCGGAGCGTTCAGTATCGACGGGACATCCGGTGACGTATCGCGAGTTTCCGGCTTACGGCCTGAATCGCCCTCCGTGGCCCCTGGTGCGGTCGGACCGCGAGACCTGCGGCCGGTGCGGATGTGGATCAACTGCCTTTGGATTCGGGCGGTTTGGTGCGGGTGGCGGGAAGGTGTCACCCCGCTCGGCGACGGTCGAGAAAATCATGCAAGCGTGCTTGATTGTTTTCTTGGGTGCTGCCAGTCTTCCCCTCACGCCGAGAAGGGGAGCGCACCGTGCCCGATCCGTCCGCCGTCGACGACGCCGTCGCCGTCTTCACCGATCTGCGCGAAGAGGGGCGTGAACTCGACGCCCTCGTCGAGGGGTTGCCCGCACCCGACTGGGCGCGGCCCACTCCCGCACCCGGCTGGACCGTCGCCCACCAGATCGCCCACCTGCACTGGACCGACCGGGCCTCGCTGCTCTCCCTCACCGACGCCACGGGCTTCGGCGTCATGGTCGAGGAAGCGCTGAAAGCACCGGACTCCTTCGTCGACGACGGGGCGCGCGAGGGCGCGGCGCTGCCGCCCGCCGAACTGCTCGCCCGCTGGCGGGGCACCCGCGACGCGCTCGCGCAGGCCCTGGCCGCGGCCTCACCCGACACCCGATTCCCCTGGTACGGGCCGCCGATGAAGGCCGCCTCGATGGCCAGCGCCCGCCTGATGGAGACCTGGGCGCACGGCCAGGACGTCGCCGACGCGCTCGGAGTGCGCCGCACCCCGACCGCGCGGCTGCGGCACGTGGCGCGCATCGGCGTACGGGCCCGCGACTACGCCTACGCCGTACGCGGACTGCCCGCACCCGACGGCGAGTTCCGGGTGGAGCTGACCGCTCCCGACGGCGTGCAGGTCTGGGCGTACGGGCCGCCGCAGGCCCCGCAGCGGATCACCGGCCCGGCCCTGGACTTCTGCCTGCTGGTCACCCAGCGCGCCCACCGCGCCGACCTGGAGCTGACCGCGACCGGCCCCGACGCGGACCGGTGGCTGGACATCGCCCAGGCCTTCGCCGGCCCGGCGGGCGCCGGACGCGAACCGGGCGCCGGACGGGAGCCGGGCGCCGGACGGGAGCCGGGCGCCGGACGGGAGCCGGGCGCGGCCCGGGAGCCGGAGGCCGGACCGGACCAGGAGGCCGGTCCGGTCCAGGGGACGGGACGATGAGCCGGCGGCCGCTGCGCATCGGCAACGCGTCCGGCTTCTACGGCGACCGCTTCAGCGCCCTGAGCGAGATGCTCACCGGCGGCCCGCTCGACGTGCTGACCGGGGACTACCTGGCCGAGCTGACCATGCTGATCCTGGGCCGGGACCGTCTGAAGAACCCGGACCTCGGTTACGCCAAGACCTTCCTGCGCCAGCTGGAGGAGGGCCTCGGGCTCGCGCACGAGCGGGGCGTACGGATCGTCACGAACGCGGGCGGCCTGCATCCGGCCGGACTCGCCGACGCGGTACGGGCGCTGGCCGCCAAGGTGGGCGTGCCCGTATCCGTGGCCCACGTCGAGGGCGACGACCTCACCTCGCGCGAGGACGGCGCCCTGACGGCCAACGCCTACCTCGGCGGCGCCGGGATCACCGCCTGCCTGCGGGCCGGCGCGGACGTGGTCGTCACCGGCCGGGTCACGGACGCGGCGCTGGTCAGCGGCCCGGCGGCCTGGTGGTTCGACTGGACGCCCGAGGACCACGACCGGCTGGCGGGGGCGGTGGTCGCGGGCCACGTCCTGGAATGCGGCACGCAGGCCACCGGCGGCAACTACTCCTTCTTCACCGCCCACGACGTCCGGCGCCCCGGCTTCCCGCTCGCGGAGATCTCCGCGGACGGCTCGGCGGTCATCACCAAACACCCCGGAACCGGCGGAGCCGTCACCACCGGCACCGTCACCGCCCAACTCCTCTACGAGACCCAGGGCGTCCGCTACCTGGGCCCGGACGTGACCGCCCGCCTGGACACGGTCCGGCTGACCGACGACGGCGCCGACCGCGTGCGCATCTCGGGAGTGCGGGGGGAGCGCCCGCCGGCCTCCCTCAAGGTGGGCGTGACCCGGATCGGCGGCTGGCGCAACGAGGTGGTCTTCGTCCTGACCGGCCTGGACATCGAGGCGAAGGCCGAGCTGGTCCGGTCCCAGCTCGCCGAGACCCTGGAGGGCGTCGCCGACGCCGCCTGGACCCTGGCCCGTACCGACCACGCGGACGCCGACACGGAGGAGACGGCGAGCGCCCTGCTGCGCCTGGTGGTCCGCGACCCGTCCCCGGACCGGGTCGGCCGCGCCCTGACCTCGAAGGCCGTCGAGCTGGCCCTCGGCAGCTACCCGGGCTTCCACGTCTGCGCCCCACCCGGCCCGGCCCAGCCCTACGGGGTCTTCGCCTCGGCCTTCGTCCCCGCGGACGAGGTCCCGCACACCGCAGTCCTCCCGGACGGCGCCCGAGTACCAATGCCCGCCCCCACCCCGGCCCCGCCGGCGCAGCCCCCCGCACCCCCGGCCCCCGCACCGCCAGGCCCGCCGGCGTTTGAGGCGCGGGGGTCCGGGGGCGGAGCCCCCGAAGGGGTCGGGGGCGCAGCCCCCGCCGGGTCCGGGGCGGAGCCCCGGGAGACCGTCCGCGCCCCCCTCGGGGCGCTGGCCGGGGCCCGCAGCGGAGACAAGGGCGGCGACGCCAACGTCGGAGTCTGGGTCTGCTCCGGCCCCGCCTGGGCCTGGCTGCGCGACACCCTGACCGTCGACCGGTTCCAGGCCCTGCTCCCCGAGACCCGCGGCCTCGCCGTGCAGCGGCACGAACTCCCCGACCTCCGCGCCCTGAACTTCACCGTCACCGGGATCCTCGGCGACGGCGTCGCCTCCGGCCACCGCTTCGACCCCCAGGCCAAGGCCCTCGGCGAATGGCTGCGCGCCCGCCACCTCGACATCCCCGCCCACCTGCTCCCGCCCCCGGAGGGGACCGGCCCATGACCCGCCTGCGCACCACCGTCGACCCCCAAGCCCCCGAGCACACCAGGGCCCGTACGGCCGCACTGGAGCGCCTCGACGCCCTCGACGCCGAGCACGCCAAGGCCCTGGAGGGCGGCGGGGACAAGTACACGGCCCGGCACAAGAAGCGCGGCAAGCTCCTGGCGCGCGAGCGCGTCGAGCTGCTCCTCGACCCCGACACCCCGTTCCTGGAGCTGTCGCCGCTCGCCGCCTGGGGCAGCGACTACCCCGTCGGCGCCTCCATGGTCACCGGCATCGGCACGGTCGAGGGCGTCGAGTGCCTGGTCACCGCCAACGACCCCACCGTCCGCGGCGGCGCCAGCAACCCCTGGACGCTGAAGAAGGCGCTGCGGGCCAACGAGATCGCCCGGCAGAACCGCCTCCCCGTCATCAGCCTCGTCGAGTCGGGCGGCGCCGACCTGCCCTCCCAGAAGGAGATCTTCATCCCGGGCGGCGCGATCTTCCGCGACCTCACCCGGCTCTCCGCCGAGGGCATCCCGACCGTCGCGGTCGTCTTCGGCAACTCCACCGCCGGAGGCGCGTACGTCCCCGGCATGTCCGACCACACCGTCATGATCAAGGACCGCTCCAAGGTGTTCCTCGGCGGCCCGCCCCTGGTCAAGATGGCCACCGGGGAAGAGAGCGACGACGAGTCCCTCGGCGGGGCCGACATGCACGCCCGCACCTCCGGACTCGCCGACCACTACGCCCTCGACGAGTACGACGCCATCCGCCAGGCCCGCCGCATCGTGGCCCGCCTGAACCACCGCAAACCCCACCAGGACCCGCCGAAGGCCGAGGAGCCCCTCTACGACCCGGAGGAACTCCTCGGGATCGTCCCGCCCGACCTGAAGACCCCCTTCGACCCCCGCGAGGTCATCGCCCGCATCGTCGACGCCTCCGACTTCGACGAGTTCAAGCCGCTCTACGGCAGCAGCCTCGTCACCGGATGGGCCACCCTCCACGGCTACCCGGTCGGCATCCTCGCCAACGCCCAGGGCGTGCTCTTCAGCGCCGAGTCCCAGAAGGCCGCGCAGTTCATCCAGCTCGCCAACCAGCGCGACATCCCGCTCCTCTTCCTCCACAACACCACCGGCTACATGGTCGGCAAGGAGTACGAGCAGGGCGGCATCGTCAAACACGGCTCGATGATGATCAACGCCGTCTCCAACTCGAAGGTCCCGCACCTGTCCGTGCTCATCGGCGCCAGCTACGGCGCCGGCCACTACGGCATGTGCGGCCGCGCCTACGAGCCCCGGTTCCTCTTCGCCTGGCCCAGCGCCAAGTCCGCCGTCATGGGCCCCCAGCAGCTCGCCGGAGTCCTCTCCATCGTGTCCCGGCAGTCCGCCGCCGCCAAGGGACTCCCGTACGACGAGGAACAGGACGCCGGGATGCGCGCCTTCGTCGAGGCGCAGATCGAGTCCGAGTCCCTCCCCATGTTCCTGTCCGGGCGGCTGTACGACGACGGGGTCATCGACCCGCGCGACACCCGTACCGTCCTCGGCCTGTGCCTGTCGGCCGTCCACAACGCCCCCGTCGAGGGCGCCCGTGGCGGCTTCGGCGTCTTCCGGATGTGAGCCCGCACATGACGAACCTGACCTCCCTCCTCGTCGCCAACCGGGGCGAGATCGCCGTACGGATCTTCCGCACGGCCCGAGACCTGGGCCTGGCCACCGTCGCCGTCCACTCCGACCCGGACGCCGACGCCCTGCACGTCCGTGCCGCCGACGCAGCCGTACGGCTGCCGGGCGCGGCCCCCGCCGACACCTACCTGCGCGGCGACCTGGTCATCAAGGCCGCGCTCGCCGCCGGAGCCGACGCCGTCCACCCCGGCTACGGCTTCCTCTCCGAGAACGCCGACTTCGCCCGCCAGGTCCAGGACTCCGGCCTGACCTGGATCGGCCCGCCCCCCGAGGCCATCGAGGCCATGGCCTCAAAGACCCGGGCCAAGGAACTCATGCGCGCCGCCGGCGTCCCGCTCCTCGACCCCGTCGACCC includes these proteins:
- a CDS encoding FAD-binding and (Fe-S)-binding domain-containing protein; this translates as MTTPGEVERTLRAELRGEVDFGAAARALVTMDASNYRRVPLGVVTPRDADDVAAALRVCAEAGVPVVPRGGGTSIAGQATGVGVVLDLTRHMNGLLAVDPAARTAVVQPGLVLDRLRDAVRPYGLTFGPDPSTRSRCTLGGMIGNNACGAHSVAWGTTADNVNELAVTTYAGAAHRIGTGWDGAPEGLRELVGAHLGLLRTGMPPAFSRRISGYGGLDALLPERGVRLAQAFCGSEGTLGVVTEAVVRLVELPPEPALAVLGYADESAAADAAAGLLPHRPLTVEGMAEDLVGGAAGGAGGAGRAVGLPRGRAWLFVEMPDEGGARAVARGADALDALVVTDPARQRALWRIREDAAGTATRTADGRMAWPGWEDCAVPPARLGAYLREFRALLAAHGLRGTPYGHFGEGCVHVRIDFDLASAAGVARFRSFSEELADLVVAHGGSLSGEHGDGQARAELLPKMYGPDVIRLFGAYKDVWDPAGGMNPGTLVRPARLDENLRFEVLPATPFAREVARCVGVAKCRTTEPGGPGVMCPSYRATGEEQHSTRGRARLLHEMLAGEIVTGGWRSPEVAEALDLCLGCKGCRSDCPVGVDMASYKSEFLHHHWAGRIRPLAHYTLGGLPGWLRLIARLRAAGAVNAAARHLPVPLPGLARERALPELAKRPFTRGAGVPGPVSGPGVGARARAGSGPGPGARAGSGAGSGAGSAVTLWPDTFTEYLAPEVGHAALLVLRAAGLDVTVPRAGGRICCGLTYLSTGRLDRARKVLRRTLDTLGEVPGPVTVLEPSCAAALRTDLPALLPDDPRAARLAAAVRTVAETLEEYAPAWRPPRLDRPLVGQTHCHQHAVLGDAADRRLRERAGLVGEPAGGCCGLAGNFGFEPGHHEVSVACAEEQLLPSLRTAPPGALVQADGFSCRTQIAQLGGVRARHLVELLAEGLADQEASRAAPDTRS
- a CDS encoding EamA family transporter — protein: MPAPSASPTTTPAAALPADPSADGARSRFGPVALVISAGISVQFGAALAVMIMPRAGAAGVVTLRLAAAAIVLLLLCRPKVRGYTRSDWGTVAAFGVAMAGMNGLFYQAIDRIPLGPAVTLEVLGPLALSVVVSRRLVNFLWAGLALVGVALLSGHGGGGLGFGSLDPLGAAFALGAGAMWAAYIVFSARTGRRFPQADGLALAMAAAAVLSLPLGVYEAGSDLLVPSTLALGVGVAVLSSVLPYTLELLALRRMPAPTFAILMSLEPAIAATAGFLVLNQAMSALDALAIALVIAASMGAVRSQIRKHPA
- a CDS encoding DUF1801 domain-containing protein, producing the protein MDVAAYLDAAPEARRPALARLRELCVTELKGFEERIAYGMPVYVRPGETDGEIAWANQKQYISFYLMRTDVRDAFADRLAAHDMGKACLRFRNPAKVDFDLLRDLLRATSQASPGQVC
- a CDS encoding CocE/NonD family hydrolase, which gives rise to MNPAAQPPFSLYPELDATALGAFVSALESGDVTGLPPARAAEVAEARALAVFTRGKVTGADGDLLDAALWRHTGARPRPMIVMPSPWTSLGWLAYAVQATLFAARGYNVIAYSARGFAGSEGQVDVAGPLDVADGSRALDHLIERSTGPVTKIGFLGDSYGSGISQLVAAHDTRVDAVVALSTWGDLGEAFYENSTRHVAAVKALLKAAAKARLSPQTQSVFDNVLTGSDVRGTLRWAEVRSPFTHIKELNRRQVPVFFSHAWHETLFPANQTLRMFNELTGPKRLALSIGDHSGPEMSGVLGLPNRIWTDAHRWFDHHLKDIDNGIGDEGQFIGEVMWSKTLEPRPTWPSVTEQLQRLYLADGGELGPEAEAGWTSTVLCGMDTPATVADRVVESGYAEMAGRPKIYLTEDIDRTVAAVWTAEPAAETVRLRGTPRLRVTYRAANPGSTFVAYLLDTAPDGSAHLVTHAPYSDLESPPDSLISADIELQATAYDVQRGHRLMLVIDARDPFYADANLPRATLAFTSPEATPSYLDLPLG
- a CDS encoding TIGR03084 family metal-binding protein — translated: MPDPSAVDDAVAVFTDLREEGRELDALVEGLPAPDWARPTPAPGWTVAHQIAHLHWTDRASLLSLTDATGFGVMVEEALKAPDSFVDDGAREGAALPPAELLARWRGTRDALAQALAAASPDTRFPWYGPPMKAASMASARLMETWAHGQDVADALGVRRTPTARLRHVARIGVRARDYAYAVRGLPAPDGEFRVELTAPDGVQVWAYGPPQAPQRITGPALDFCLLVTQRAHRADLELTATGPDADRWLDIAQAFAGPAGAGREPGAGREPGAGREPGAGREPGAAREPEAGPDQEAGPVQGTGR
- a CDS encoding acyclic terpene utilization AtuA family protein translates to MSRRPLRIGNASGFYGDRFSALSEMLTGGPLDVLTGDYLAELTMLILGRDRLKNPDLGYAKTFLRQLEEGLGLAHERGVRIVTNAGGLHPAGLADAVRALAAKVGVPVSVAHVEGDDLTSREDGALTANAYLGGAGITACLRAGADVVVTGRVTDAALVSGPAAWWFDWTPEDHDRLAGAVVAGHVLECGTQATGGNYSFFTAHDVRRPGFPLAEISADGSAVITKHPGTGGAVTTGTVTAQLLYETQGVRYLGPDVTARLDTVRLTDDGADRVRISGVRGERPPASLKVGVTRIGGWRNEVVFVLTGLDIEAKAELVRSQLAETLEGVADAAWTLARTDHADADTEETASALLRLVVRDPSPDRVGRALTSKAVELALGSYPGFHVCAPPGPAQPYGVFASAFVPADEVPHTAVLPDGARVPMPAPTPAPPAQPPAPPAPAPPGPPAFEARGSGGGAPEGVGGAAPAGSGAEPRETVRAPLGALAGARSGDKGGDANVGVWVCSGPAWAWLRDTLTVDRFQALLPETRGLAVQRHELPDLRALNFTVTGILGDGVASGHRFDPQAKALGEWLRARHLDIPAHLLPPPEGTGP